From the Moorena sp. SIOASIH genome, one window contains:
- a CDS encoding Ycf66 family protein, with product MLAYLLALVIALGSLVFYLAAFFLPEVHRKYDFIWSGVGLFYALVLWICAGRITGGVLIGQIAGVSLVGWLGWQTLTLRRALIPVEQQTPIPSQAEFITKIQEILPLESLKGLLAKITGFFGNRFGKRQDSGRTPAVPADTTMASPTQETNPKTAQPSPAADQATTVPSTTQEAVLETDDTKTSDSAETTPPKTETPQPVAVAKEDSPPPQPESSQEPDQKPEAIAPEAKAPEAKAPEAKAPEAKAPEAKAPEAKAPEAKAPPPPNPKVKEKSSATQKPPPAPTPKKPIPKKSDNPSKES from the coding sequence TTTACCTAGCTGCCTTCTTTTTACCAGAGGTTCATCGTAAATATGACTTTATCTGGAGTGGAGTGGGATTATTCTACGCTCTAGTCTTATGGATTTGTGCTGGACGCATTACTGGCGGCGTCTTAATCGGTCAAATTGCGGGTGTATCTTTGGTAGGCTGGTTGGGTTGGCAAACCTTGACCTTGCGACGAGCCTTGATACCGGTTGAACAACAAACCCCTATCCCAAGTCAAGCTGAATTTATCACCAAGATTCAAGAAATACTGCCACTTGAGTCATTAAAAGGGCTACTAGCTAAAATAACTGGCTTTTTTGGCAATCGTTTCGGCAAACGCCAAGACTCAGGCCGAACTCCTGCTGTACCGGCAGATACCACCATGGCGTCGCCCACCCAGGAAACTAATCCCAAAACTGCCCAACCAAGCCCTGCAGCGGATCAAGCAACTACGGTACCATCCACTACCCAAGAAGCGGTTTTAGAAACAGATGACACTAAAACCTCAGATTCCGCTGAAACGACTCCCCCTAAGACAGAAACCCCCCAACCAGTAGCAGTGGCTAAGGAAGACTCACCCCCCCCACAGCCAGAGTCAAGTCAGGAGCCAGACCAGAAACCAGAAGCGATCGCACCAGAAGCAAAAGCCCCAGAAGCAAAAGCCCCAGAAGCAAAAGCCCCAGAAGCAAAAGCCCCAGAAGCAAAAGCCCCAGAAGCAAAAGCCCCAGAAGCAAAAGCCCCACCTCCTCCTAATCCCAAGGTGAAAGAAAAGTCAAGCGCAACACAAAAGCCGCCACCAGCTCCAACTCCGAAAAAACCGATTCCTAAAAAATCCGACAATCCTTCCAAGGAAAGTTGA